In a genomic window of Telopea speciosissima isolate NSW1024214 ecotype Mountain lineage chromosome 5, Tspe_v1, whole genome shotgun sequence:
- the LOC122662854 gene encoding probable glucan endo-1,3-beta-glucosidase BG4, with translation MPIGCIPDISIPLNLPVFALPRYDFPILIRVGFSSPELTGAGWAYLFLVDGKFRFFDAGKLLCTVDVDTCVLAILKGLNLAACIGLKIKEIWCDNQWITESLPSPTKCQWPWHLIPKMLRISDLAQNVYFRLITCAREAGNKINIGVCYGMDGNNLPYAPQVVSLYKKYGIEKIRLFDPKPEVLTALMGSKIQGTLGVPNKQIRKLADSEEASQTWLATNIFPYFGDIEFNYIVVGNKAFPGEFGPYVVPAILNIRNVLHAHGLNNIEVTTVIDTTAVLAISYPPSAAVFTAEADISMSYLLQSQSEVGAHIMLNVYPYFTYAADPTNVRLDYVQFTAKGPVVHDGNLSYWNLYDAMVDAFIWAMEKKGFPNVPIIIGETGWPSAGNGNLTTPELAWIYNKNFIKHVMNSTGTPKRPKTYNDAHIFAMFNENLKPAGAEQHFGLFYPDMKPIYPIFP, from the exons ATGCCTATTGGTTGTATCCCTGACATTAGCATCCCTCTCAACCTACCAGTTTTTGCTTTGCCTCGTTATGATTTTCCTATCTTGATCCGTGTAGGATTCAGTTCACCTGAACTGACAGGAGCTGGGTGGGCCTACCTTTTTTTGGTTGATGGCAAGTTTAGATTTTTTGATGCAGGGAAGTTGCTATGTACAGTGGATGTAGATACTTGTGTTCTTGCAATCCTTAAGGGTCTCAACCTTGCTGCCTGTATTGGGTTGAAGATtaaggaaatttggtgtgataacCAGTGGATCACTGaatctcttccatctccaaccaaatgccAATGGCCATGGCACTTAATTCCCAAGATGCTACGGATTTCAGATCTAGCCCAAAATGTATATTTTCGTCTTATCACTT GTGCAAGAGAAGCAGGAAACAAGATCAACATAGGGGTATGCTATGGGATGGATGGGAATAATCTACCATATGCACCCCAAGTGGTGAGTCTCTATAAAAAATACGGAATTGAAAAGATAAGATTGTTCGACCCAAAACCTGAAGTCCTTACTGCATTGATGGGTTCTAAAATCCAAGGCACCTTAGGGGTACCAAATAAACAAATTCGCAAGCTTGCCGATAGTGAAGAAGCTTCTCAAACTTGGTTGGCAACAAATATTTTTCCCTACTTTGGAGACATTGAGTTCAATTATATTGTTGTTGGGAATAAGGCCTTTCCAGGCGAGTTTGGCCCTTACGTAGTACCAGCCATATTGAACATCAGAAATGTGCTACATGCACATGGCCTAAATAACATTGAGGTCACCACTGTCATCGACACCACCGCCGTACTCGCCATTTCATACCCACCCTCCGCCGCTGTCTTCACCGCTGAAGCCGATATCAGCATGTCTTACCTTCTACAATCCCAATCCGAGGTTGGTGCACACATCATGCTCAATGTGTACCCCTACTTCACTTATGCAGCTGACCCAACTAATGTTCGCCTAGACTATGTCCAGTTCACTGCTAAGGGTCCAGTGGTTCATGATGGAAATTTGAGCTATTGGAATCTATATGATGCCATGGTGGATGCTTTCATTTGGGCTATGGAGAAAAAGGGATTCCCAAATGTGCCCATTATTATTGGTGAGACTGGTTGGCCGTCGGCAGGGAACGGGAACCTTACAACACCGGAACTAGCTTGGATTTATAATAAGAATTTCATTAAACATGTTATGAATTCTACTGGAACCCCAAAGAGGCCTAAAACATATAATGATGCCCATATATTTGCAATGTTCAATGAGAACCTCAAACCGGCTGGTGCAGAGCAACATTTTGGACTTTTCTATCCCGACATGAAGCCTATCTATCCCATTTTCCCATAG